In the genome of Bacillus sp. S3, one region contains:
- a CDS encoding phospholipase D-like domain-containing protein, with the protein MEPLALTGTILISASFAYALYLIPGKIKKAEDFPSPSVPDLKDDELKLNYIFSKSGRSVKEAILKIIQETKHSLDIASFSFTEKEIVTHLGLATKRGVKVRVITDRDQSNNKFQKDAINMLLSKGIPVKLNTFDGLMHLKLLISDRKSVVAGSYNLSKNAETKNDEVMIFINNKKIGTEWSELYEARWDDETNFRPHYKEEGRRYA; encoded by the coding sequence TTGGAACCATTAGCTCTAACTGGCACTATCCTTATTAGTGCTTCGTTTGCTTATGCTCTTTACCTCATTCCTGGCAAGATAAAAAAAGCAGAGGATTTCCCTTCACCGTCAGTACCAGATTTAAAAGATGATGAACTAAAACTGAATTATATTTTTTCTAAATCAGGCAGGTCTGTGAAAGAAGCAATTTTGAAGATCATTCAGGAAACAAAACATTCTTTAGACATTGCTTCATTTTCTTTTACTGAAAAAGAAATAGTCACACACTTAGGGTTAGCCACTAAACGTGGGGTTAAGGTACGTGTCATTACAGATAGGGATCAAAGTAATAATAAGTTCCAAAAAGATGCAATTAATATGTTGCTAAGTAAGGGTATACCAGTAAAGTTGAATACCTTTGATGGATTAATGCATTTAAAACTGCTTATTTCAGACAGAAAGTCAGTAGTAGCAGGATCTTACAATTTATCTAAAAACGCAGAAACAAAAAATGATGAAGTAATGATATTTATTAATAATAAAAAAATTGGGACTGAATGGTCAGAGTTATATGAGGCTAGGTGGGATGACGAGACAAACTTCCGCCCTCATTACAAAGAAGAGGGTAGGAGGTACGCATAA
- the nadB gene encoding L-aspartate oxidase, whose protein sequence is MERNDVLIIGSGVAALQLATLLNSDKNVRILTKSHLKNANSYLAQGGIAAAIGIGDDSSKHFADTLEAGRFHNNEEVVREVLNEAPTLIGNLSDQGNLFDKGPNGNILLGLEGAHSENRIVHSGGDATGKNVIEYLISNLTENIKVEENTFAYELIIDHKQKRCVGVKAKNVDGNIRIFYGDYVILATGGCGQIYPFTSNAPTVTGDGVAMAYLASAEISDMEFIQFHPTLLYKNGETKGLISEAVRGEGAILITEEGTPIMEGVHPLKDLGPRHIVSQTIFDYIENGHEVYLDINRIKDFEERFPSITAICRKNGVNLSEGRIPVAPGSHFLMGGVKTDLIGRTSINGLFAIGETACTGLHGANRLASNSLLEGLYQGKKLSQWMNVNSKKEHISKVPRFVPFTQEKSIFLPDVQILKEWMMKRVGIVRSKELLEEQNNWLQQLHVNDLTEFDSYSIQDIESIFMYITAALITKAALCRTESRGGHFRSDFQEEDDKNWLKKTIIQKRKGEVVINHEHIKTAIVN, encoded by the coding sequence ATGGAAAGGAATGACGTTCTTATTATTGGCAGTGGGGTTGCGGCATTGCAGCTGGCAACTTTACTTAACAGTGATAAAAATGTGAGGATTCTCACAAAATCACATTTAAAAAATGCGAATTCTTATTTGGCGCAAGGTGGAATTGCTGCTGCTATTGGGATAGGGGACGATTCATCAAAGCATTTCGCCGATACCCTTGAGGCAGGGAGATTTCATAATAATGAGGAAGTTGTTCGTGAAGTTTTGAACGAAGCTCCAACGCTAATTGGCAATCTTTCTGACCAAGGTAATCTATTTGACAAGGGCCCAAATGGGAATATTCTGCTTGGACTAGAAGGCGCTCATAGTGAAAATAGGATTGTGCATTCTGGCGGCGATGCAACAGGAAAAAATGTCATAGAATACTTGATTAGTAACCTAACTGAAAATATAAAAGTCGAAGAGAACACTTTTGCTTACGAATTAATCATCGATCATAAGCAAAAACGATGTGTTGGCGTAAAAGCTAAAAACGTGGATGGCAATATCCGTATTTTTTATGGAGATTATGTGATTCTTGCAACGGGAGGCTGTGGGCAGATATATCCCTTCACTTCCAATGCACCTACTGTAACGGGAGATGGGGTCGCCATGGCCTACCTGGCGAGCGCAGAAATTTCAGATATGGAATTTATTCAATTCCATCCAACACTTTTGTATAAAAATGGGGAAACAAAAGGGTTAATTTCCGAAGCGGTCCGAGGGGAAGGGGCAATTTTAATTACAGAAGAGGGAACCCCCATAATGGAAGGCGTCCATCCATTAAAAGATCTTGGCCCGAGGCACATTGTGTCCCAGACAATATTTGACTATATCGAAAATGGCCATGAAGTCTATCTGGATATAAATCGTATTAAGGACTTTGAAGAGAGGTTCCCATCCATTACAGCTATTTGCCGGAAAAATGGTGTGAATTTGTCAGAAGGGAGAATTCCGGTTGCCCCTGGCAGTCACTTTTTAATGGGAGGGGTCAAAACGGATTTAATTGGCCGCACTTCAATAAATGGACTATTTGCCATAGGTGAAACAGCATGTACAGGTCTTCATGGCGCAAATCGATTGGCCAGTAATTCATTATTAGAAGGACTTTATCAAGGGAAAAAGTTATCACAATGGATGAATGTAAATTCAAAAAAAGAGCACATATCTAAAGTTCCTAGATTTGTTCCTTTCACACAAGAGAAAAGTATTTTTCTCCCGGATGTCCAGATATTAAAGGAATGGATGATGAAAAGGGTCGGAATTGTCCGATCTAAAGAACTTTTAGAAGAACAGAATAATTGGCTGCAGCAGTTACATGTAAATGATTTAACGGAGTTTGACTCGTATTCCATTCAAGATATTGAGTCAATTTTTATGTACATCACGGCGGCGCTAATTACGAAAGCCGCCTTATGCCGGACCGAAAGCCGGGGCGGCCATTTTAGAAGTGATTTTCAAGAAGAAGATGATAAGAATTGGTTAAAAAAGACAATCATTCAGAAACGCAAAGGGGAAGTGGTAATCAATCATGAACATATTAAAACTGCGATCGTTAATTGA
- a CDS encoding superinfection immunity protein: protein MDGSSSLGIIFLIVLIGYFLPFLVAMLRKKSNVLAIFFLNLLTGWTGIGWLAAFIWALTKDHKVIVH from the coding sequence TTGGATGGATCAAGTAGTTTAGGGATAATTTTTTTAATAGTATTAATTGGGTATTTCCTTCCGTTTTTAGTTGCAATGTTAAGAAAAAAGTCCAATGTGTTAGCAATTTTTTTCTTGAATTTATTAACTGGGTGGACTGGAATTGGTTGGTTGGCAGCTTTTATTTGGGCTTTGACAAAGGATCATAAGGTAATCGTTCATTAA
- a CDS encoding amidohydrolase family protein, which translates to MLLSENEMDIIKMYNNKVVHCPISNSEKGIPKTPSLLQKGIGVGLGTDGAGHSGLSLFDQMKVFKSLMRAFWGISIFDPVVMPSKNILDSNEKQRSSYTG; encoded by the coding sequence ATTCTACTTTCTGAAAATGAAATGGACATTATCAAGATGTATAATAATAAAGTAGTTCATTGTCCTATTAGTAATTCAGAAAAAGGGATTCCTAAAACACCTAGCTTGCTGCAAAAAGGAATAGGTGTTGGTTTGGGAACGGATGGGGCCGGTCACTCCGGATTGAGTTTATTTGATCAGATGAAAGTGTTTAAATCTTTAATGAGAGCCTTTTGGGGAATATCTATTTTTGATCCAGTTGTCATGCCTTCAAAAAATATCTTAGATAGTAATGAAAAACAGAGAAGTTCTTACACTGGATGA
- a CDS encoding SEC-C metal-binding domain-containing protein, translating into MIFAQRRFKTGRNKPCPCDSGKKL; encoded by the coding sequence ATGATCTTTGCACAGCGAAGGTTTAAAACAGGGAGAAACAAACCATGCCCTTGTGACAGTGGTAAAAAATTATAA
- a CDS encoding sulfite exporter TauE/SafE family protein → MITSIFLFSIVLCSNLIIGVLLGMSGISGFLLPLIYVGFLGMPVHDSLALSFLSFAVSGLIGAYSYWKSKNMDLKLALFLSIGSLPGAFLGVQINVLISDFLAKLLLYLFILLAGLSILLKKNNENAKINRSIILNHTSIVILLGFITAVICALTGAGGPILLVPLLVSLGVNIRVAVGVSLLNSVVIAIPSIFGYFSHASMQNTSMLIIASLLGTTIGMITGARLANKVPIHQLKIMIAIITILSSVYMLVMLKAGG, encoded by the coding sequence ATGATTACATCTATATTTCTTTTTAGTATTGTCCTATGCTCCAATTTGATTATTGGTGTTTTATTAGGAATGTCTGGAATTTCCGGATTTCTTCTCCCTTTAATTTACGTAGGTTTTTTAGGTATGCCCGTGCACGATTCTCTTGCACTAAGTTTCTTGTCCTTTGCTGTCTCAGGTCTTATTGGAGCCTATTCCTATTGGAAATCAAAAAACATGGATCTAAAACTAGCTTTATTTTTGAGTATCGGAAGCCTTCCTGGTGCGTTTTTGGGAGTACAAATCAATGTATTAATTTCTGATTTTCTAGCAAAACTTCTCCTCTATTTATTTATCCTGCTAGCAGGGTTATCAATTCTACTTAAGAAAAACAATGAGAACGCAAAAATTAATCGATCCATTATACTGAATCATACTTCCATTGTTATTTTGCTTGGATTTATAACAGCAGTTATTTGCGCATTAACAGGAGCAGGCGGCCCAATTTTACTAGTACCGTTACTAGTCAGCCTTGGGGTCAATATTCGGGTAGCGGTGGGGGTAAGTCTTTTAAATTCCGTGGTCATCGCCATTCCATCGATATTCGGATACTTCTCCCATGCCAGTATGCAAAACACTTCCATGTTAATTATCGCTAGTTTACTTGGTACAACTATCGGGATGATCACCGGTGCACGCCTTGCAAATAAGGTACCCATTCATCAGTTAAAAATAATGATTGCAATCATCACCATCTTATCATCAGTTTATATGCTGGTTATGCTAAAAGCGGGGGGCTGA
- a CDS encoding LppM family (lipo)protein, protein MKYLFILISCLMLFLLTGCVNGVFHVTVNKDGSGDLNYKFAVDPALLSSSAKEKHNPLEEFKKMAKKDGFIVTQYKDRGYFGVEAKKHVKSISEDIGGGLINYISSSNNSEKSKIIIDKGFLFNVYSLKTNLDLKNMIPKDIPFSSMILEKMDLKMLLTIPMEVERQNASRMEIDDKEKLRTYEWDIIPGQDNEIYMEAKVLNISNVVLLVLLTIAAILGTIFLIRKRVKAQEI, encoded by the coding sequence ATGAAATATCTTTTTATTTTAATTAGCTGTTTAATGCTCTTTTTATTAACGGGCTGTGTCAATGGTGTTTTTCATGTAACTGTAAATAAAGATGGCAGTGGGGATTTAAATTATAAATTTGCTGTTGATCCTGCTTTATTATCTAGTTCAGCTAAAGAAAAGCATAATCCGTTAGAAGAGTTTAAAAAAATGGCTAAAAAGGATGGATTTATTGTCACGCAATATAAAGATAGAGGATACTTTGGTGTTGAAGCGAAAAAGCATGTTAAGAGTATTTCTGAGGATATTGGTGGTGGGTTAATTAATTACATATCTTCATCAAATAACAGTGAGAAATCAAAAATTATAATTGATAAAGGTTTTTTATTTAATGTTTATAGTTTAAAAACAAACCTAGATTTAAAAAACATGATTCCCAAGGATATACCTTTTTCTAGCATGATTTTAGAAAAAATGGATTTAAAAATGTTATTAACTATTCCGATGGAAGTTGAAAGACAAAATGCCAGTAGAATGGAAATAGATGATAAAGAAAAATTAAGAACATATGAATGGGATATTATACCTGGTCAAGATAATGAAATTTATATGGAAGCTAAAGTGTTGAATATTTCAAATGTGGTTTTATTAGTTTTGTTAACTATAGCAGCAATTTTAGGAACAATATTCTTAATTAGAAAACGTGTAAAAGCACAAGAAATATAA
- a CDS encoding helix-turn-helix domain-containing protein, with protein MRETYGNKSAAAKILGLSRVTLYNKVRKYGLL; from the coding sequence ATTCGGGAAACCTATGGAAATAAATCAGCTGCAGCCAAAATACTTGGTTTGTCCCGCGTAACACTTTATAACAAAGTGAGGAAATATGGACTGTTATAA
- a CDS encoding DnaB-like helicase C-terminal domain-containing protein: MKRMAGLTRYIDSLKMKNPKKEFQEEDCQHFTDSIGTLSKANFHIFDRAGMDVPYIWSKLRKIRREYDLEKRILVVIDYLQLIAGDPKNKQNRQAEISEISRALKTMARELNVVVIALSQLNCGVESRLDKRPILSDLRESGQIEQDADLIAFLYRDDYYTNDSPLKDRMEIILAKHRNGPTGTVELGFNKQFGRFVHLEK, encoded by the coding sequence CTGAAACGCATGGCTGGTCTTACGAGATACATTGATAGTCTCAAAATGAAGAATCCAAAAAAGGAGTTTCAAGAGGAAGATTGTCAGCATTTCACGGACAGTATCGGAACGTTATCAAAGGCAAATTTCCATATTTTTGACCGGGCAGGGATGGATGTCCCCTATATCTGGTCAAAGCTCCGCAAGATCCGCAGGGAGTATGATCTTGAAAAAAGAATCTTGGTCGTGATTGATTATCTGCAGTTGATCGCGGGCGATCCGAAAAATAAACAAAACCGCCAGGCAGAAATTAGTGAAATAAGCAGAGCCTTAAAAACGATGGCGAGGGAACTGAATGTGGTCGTCATTGCCCTTTCCCAGTTGAACTGTGGCGTTGAAAGCCGACTGGATAAACGACCGATCCTGTCGGACTTAAGGGAAAGCGGACAAATCGAGCAGGATGCGGATTTGATTGCTTTTCTTTATCGGGATGATTACTATACGAATGATTCTCCACTGAAGGATAGGATGGAGATCATTCTTGCCAAGCATCGGAATGGGCCTACTGGGACTGTGGAGCTTGGGTTTAATAAGCAATTTGGGAGGTTTGTTCATTTAGAAAAATAG
- the nadC gene encoding carboxylating nicotinate-nucleotide diphosphorylase translates to MNILKLRSLIEQFLIEDIGDQDLTTDLIFSDHTEGKIVFLAKESGVFCGEEIMKTGFHLLDQEINIQLFVKDGDRFEVGQRLAIVSGGISSLLKGERVVLNLVQRMCGIATLTRKAVETLNSSYTRICDTRKTTPGLRMLEKYAVRCGGGYNHRYGLYDGVMIKDNHISFAGSIKHAVELVRKNTGHMVKIEVETESREQVIEAVEAGADVIMFDNRTPDEIKEFIQLVPAHIITEASGGIQITNLEDYRDTGVHYISLGYLTHSYKALDISVKVVFGEEQ, encoded by the coding sequence ATGAACATATTAAAACTGCGATCGTTAATTGAGCAATTTTTAATAGAAGACATTGGAGATCAGGATCTAACGACTGATTTGATTTTTTCAGACCATACAGAGGGTAAAATTGTCTTTTTAGCAAAAGAAAGTGGTGTTTTTTGCGGTGAAGAAATAATGAAGACTGGATTTCACCTGTTGGATCAGGAAATTAACATCCAATTGTTTGTCAAAGATGGTGACAGATTCGAAGTCGGGCAGAGATTGGCGATTGTTTCAGGGGGAATTTCTTCCCTTTTAAAAGGTGAAAGAGTTGTCCTTAATCTAGTTCAGCGTATGTGCGGAATTGCCACCTTAACACGAAAAGCCGTTGAGACGTTAAATAGCTCGTATACGAGGATTTGCGATACAAGAAAAACGACCCCGGGACTCCGAATGCTGGAAAAATATGCTGTCCGCTGCGGCGGTGGATATAATCACCGTTATGGTCTTTATGATGGTGTCATGATCAAAGATAATCATATATCTTTTGCAGGATCAATCAAGCATGCGGTCGAGTTAGTCCGTAAGAATACGGGACATATGGTTAAAATTGAAGTGGAAACGGAGTCAAGAGAACAAGTCATCGAAGCAGTGGAAGCGGGCGCGGATGTAATAATGTTTGATAACCGAACACCAGATGAAATAAAAGAATTTATACAATTAGTGCCCGCCCATATTATAACGGAAGCATCTGGCGGGATCCAAATAACTAATTTGGAGGACTATCGCGATACGGGTGTTCATTATATTTCTCTAGGCTATTTAACGCATTCATACAAAGCACTTGATATCAGTGTCAAAGTCGTATTTGGGGAGGAACAATAG
- a CDS encoding restriction endonuclease, with product MLVIITVLILINAGIFLYFKKKDERSVKLIAERIATTLELKKTMAMGLYYRFNYPKELKKDGTMCFSKGTDLFLKQVPLDFEDFVAEIIKTRMGGDVYVTSSSGDFGVDIEHITEKGLFLGQAKAYKDDVGYEPIAILHSNMVKRNAAGGYLITTASYTKAAKEYANGLNIELIDGVVLVGLWLESMGSSVYSLSNQLI from the coding sequence ATGCTTGTAATTATTACAGTACTAATTTTAATTAACGCAGGAATATTTCTATATTTTAAAAAGAAGGATGAAAGATCAGTTAAACTAATAGCCGAAAGAATTGCTACCACACTAGAGTTAAAGAAAACAATGGCAATGGGTTTATATTACCGTTTCAACTATCCAAAGGAGCTAAAAAAGGATGGAACGATGTGTTTTTCCAAAGGAACAGATCTTTTCTTGAAACAAGTACCTCTTGATTTTGAAGACTTTGTAGCGGAAATTATAAAGACACGAATGGGTGGTGACGTATACGTTACTAGCTCATCTGGTGATTTTGGAGTAGACATTGAGCATATTACTGAAAAAGGTCTCTTCCTTGGGCAGGCAAAAGCATATAAGGATGATGTGGGTTATGAACCGATAGCAATACTACATTCCAATATGGTAAAAAGAAATGCAGCAGGTGGGTATTTAATCACAACTGCAAGCTATACCAAAGCTGCAAAGGAATATGCAAATGGTTTAAATATTGAACTAATTGATGGAGTAGTTTTGGTGGGATTGTGGTTAGAAAGTATGGGAAGTTCCGTATACTCCTTATCGAACCAATTAATATAA
- the nadA gene encoding quinolinate synthase NadA, with amino-acid sequence MSVTEMKSSLVEEIQEWKKKRNAILLAHNYQLPEIQDIADVLGDSLALARAAENTSADVIVFCGVHFMAETAAILNPEKTVLLPDLEAGCSLADSITVDQLREWKAEHPGAVVVAYVNTTAEVKAESDYCCTSSNAVEIVRSIPEDKEILFLPDMFLGSFVKNETGCENMHIWLGECHVHAGIASHQVEGVLTQHPEAELLVHPECGCSTSSMYLMSEGVLPAEKTHILSTGNMLKHSKNSHAEEFIVATEVGIIHQMQKQNPEKRFVPANPEAVCPFMKMITLEKVLAALKENKHVITVPAETAERAKLAIQRMVSIG; translated from the coding sequence ATGTCAGTTACTGAAATGAAAAGCAGCTTAGTGGAGGAAATTCAAGAGTGGAAGAAAAAGCGCAATGCTATTTTGCTCGCACACAATTATCAGCTTCCGGAGATTCAGGATATTGCAGACGTATTGGGCGATTCCCTTGCGCTTGCACGTGCTGCGGAGAACACATCTGCCGACGTAATCGTGTTCTGCGGTGTTCACTTTATGGCGGAAACAGCTGCCATCTTGAATCCGGAAAAAACTGTGCTTCTTCCTGACCTTGAAGCAGGATGCTCTTTAGCCGATTCGATCACGGTAGACCAGCTCCGCGAATGGAAAGCCGAGCACCCTGGAGCAGTTGTGGTTGCATATGTGAATACAACTGCTGAAGTGAAGGCAGAAAGCGATTATTGCTGTACCTCTTCCAACGCAGTGGAGATTGTCCGGTCGATTCCAGAAGACAAAGAAATCCTATTCTTACCGGATATGTTCCTTGGTTCTTTCGTGAAGAATGAAACCGGCTGTGAAAACATGCATATCTGGTTGGGAGAATGTCATGTTCATGCAGGGATTGCCTCACATCAAGTAGAAGGTGTGCTGACACAGCATCCAGAAGCCGAACTGCTTGTACATCCCGAATGCGGATGCTCAACTTCGAGCATGTATTTAATGTCTGAAGGAGTACTGCCAGCGGAGAAAACACATATTTTATCTACTGGTAACATGCTAAAACACTCTAAAAATTCGCATGCAGAGGAATTTATTGTTGCAACAGAGGTAGGAATTATCCATCAGATGCAAAAACAAAATCCAGAAAAGCGCTTTGTTCCTGCCAATCCGGAAGCTGTTTGTCCTTTTATGAAAATGATTACACTTGAAAAGGTGTTAGCTGCTTTAAAAGAAAACAAGCATGTCATCACCGTTCCTGCCGAAACAGCCGAACGGGCAAAGCTTGCTATTCAGCGTATGGTTTCCATTGGTTAA
- a CDS encoding YczE/YyaS/YitT family protein — MRREWILRWSFFIFGLMVIAFGISLTIEGKYFGIGPWDVFHYGLFTKFGLSIGMWSIICGLFLLLISSIFNQAWPKIGSFLNMLLLGLFIDLFNWMLPSVESLAGAAIAFAIGVVLIGYGIGLYVAADFGAGPRDSFMLLIVERTGWGIPLVRSGIEVLVFLLGWMLGGPVGIGTLLIAFGLGPILGFSIPQCKKLMAYFLDQKDRLLTHM; from the coding sequence ATGAGAAGAGAATGGATTTTACGCTGGTCTTTTTTTATTTTTGGATTAATGGTGATAGCATTTGGCATATCTCTAACAATTGAAGGCAAATATTTCGGGATTGGACCATGGGATGTTTTTCATTATGGACTATTTACTAAATTTGGACTCTCAATTGGAATGTGGTCGATAATATGTGGATTATTCCTCTTGTTAATCAGTTCGATTTTCAATCAGGCTTGGCCCAAAATAGGGTCCTTTCTAAATATGCTATTACTAGGATTATTTATTGATCTTTTTAATTGGATGTTACCTAGCGTTGAAAGTTTAGCGGGTGCAGCAATAGCATTTGCCATAGGTGTTGTATTAATAGGGTACGGTATTGGATTATATGTTGCTGCTGACTTTGGAGCAGGCCCTAGAGACAGCTTTATGCTATTAATTGTTGAAAGAACGGGCTGGGGGATCCCGTTGGTCAGAAGTGGAATTGAAGTACTCGTTTTTCTACTTGGATGGATGCTAGGAGGCCCAGTTGGAATTGGAACCTTGTTAATTGCCTTTGGTTTGGGGCCGATTTTGGGATTTTCTATTCCTCAATGCAAGAAACTGATGGCGTATTTCCTTGACCAAAAGGATCGCTTGTTAACGCATATGTAG
- a CDS encoding superoxide dismutase family protein, producing MSKYLTKLILTISVVMVLNGCAAGEKSEGEGTTNTGNKSETTVSTEEQTEPQAKAELKDVENKTVGTVSFFAHDDHVQIVANIDGLEPGHHGFHIHEIGVCERDAKEGPFTTAGGHFNPDDKMHSGHAGDMPSLYVKEDGTASYSATFDRLTIDQLKEEERAVIVHANPDNFGNIPDRYQTEGKPGPDEATMKTGDAGDRQACGVILSADEDKK from the coding sequence ATGAGTAAATATTTGACGAAGCTTATACTGACAATTTCTGTGGTGATGGTGCTGAATGGATGTGCTGCAGGAGAAAAATCGGAGGGCGAGGGAACGACAAATACGGGAAATAAATCTGAGACGACCGTGAGCACAGAGGAACAGACGGAACCACAAGCTAAAGCAGAACTCAAAGATGTTGAAAATAAAACTGTTGGCACTGTAAGCTTTTTTGCTCATGACGATCATGTTCAGATTGTCGCCAATATAGATGGTCTAGAGCCGGGTCACCATGGTTTTCATATCCATGAAATTGGTGTCTGTGAACGTGATGCCAAGGAAGGCCCTTTCACAACAGCAGGTGGACACTTTAATCCAGATGACAAAATGCACTCGGGACATGCTGGGGATATGCCCTCCCTTTATGTTAAGGAGGATGGAACTGCTTCATATTCTGCAACGTTCGATCGCCTAACCATTGATCAACTGAAAGAAGAAGAACGGGCTGTCATCGTCCATGCAAATCCTGATAACTTTGGCAATATACCTGATCGCTATCAAACAGAAGGAAAACCTGGTCCTGATGAAGCGACGATGAAAACTGGGGATGCAGGTGACAGACAAGCATGTGGGGTAATTTTGAGTGCAGATGAAGATAAGAAATAA
- a CDS encoding transposase family protein, with amino-acid sequence MSPSSVHSTYPKSFQDLPMQGNKVMIHLNNRKLFCKNPTCSHKTFTERVVSMHCSSVTASKVLSRSTANISKSTLLKKMH; translated from the coding sequence GTGAGTCCGTCCAGCGTCCACTCCACCTATCCGAAAAGCTTTCAAGATTTGCCCATGCAGGGAAACAAGGTCATGATTCACTTGAATAATCGGAAATTATTTTGTAAGAATCCAACTTGTAGCCACAAAACTTTCACAGAACGTGTGGTGTCCATGCACTGCAGTTCCGTGACGGCTTCGAAAGTCTTGAGCAGGAGCACAGCCAATATTAGTAAAAGTACCCTTTTAAAAAAAATGCATTAA